The genomic DNA GGCGATTCAACGAAGACGGGAATGCGTCGCGTTGGATGCATTCCCGTCGTGAAGTTTCGATTTAAGAACCCGCTGAATTAGTTGCAGCCGGCCGCGCCGCATCCGCCACTGCAGCCCGCGGTTCCACAACCACCAATGCAACCACCCGCAGGTGCACATCCGCCGCCGACGCCATTGCCTTGGCAGCCATAGCTGGCCGCACCGGCTTGCGAAACTTGACCGCATGGGTAGATCGTTTCTTCGACAACCTTGGGCACCATTTTGCAGACCTGAACGGTCACTTCACGGACGCCGGTGAAAGGAACCTTGACCGTGTATTCTTCCACCGATTCTTCGGCAACACGATCGTAGCGGGTTGTTTCATACGCTTCGCTAACCACCTCGGGAACGTTCACGGTGTAAGAGACCTCTTTGGTCTTTTGCACGGGGTGATACGAAACGACAGGATAGCTTTCGGTACGTGTCTCTTCTTTGAACGACAATTCACGACGCGTGCGTTGACGTGTCTCTTCGGTGTATTCAACGACCTTGCGAGGACGCGTGCGAGTTTCGTCGACGTACTGGACAACCTTACGCACTCCGGTGCGTAGTTCGGGTTGGTAGACCAGATAGGTGTATTCGTAAGGAACCTGTTGTTGTTGTTCTTCGTAAACCGTGTAGCTGACCTCATGTTGCTGCGATTGCATTTCGACAACCGGGACTTCTTCGGTTTGAACGTTGGGAACCCAGACGCGGCGGGTGACCGTTTGCGTTGTGGGCGCGACGGCAACACTGTGCCCAACAACCGCTTGCTGACCACATCCACTGCAGCCGGTGCTGGCGACGGACGAAGTGCAGGGTGCGCTGGTCGCCGATTGGCAACCGCAGCTGCGGGCTTGGCAAGCACTGCAGCTGCCGCATTGGCGCGAGCCGCATGAACTGGCGTAGCCGTTGGATCCGCAACCGCCATACGAACCGCAACCGCCCATGTTCGACACGGTGCCGGAGCCGTTGTAGCATCCCGGCGCGGCCGAGTGGACAGCAACGGGAGCCGGCGCGGCGATCACTTCGTCGACCTGAGTTTCCCAGTGACCGTAATCCTTCGTAACGGTCGTAGTGCGGGTGACGGGAACGTCGATGTTGATCAACCGTCGCTTGACGACAGGCACGGCGTTGGTGACGGTTTGGATCTTGGTTTCGGTTTGCGGGACGGGAACGTTCACGGTGTAAGTGAATTCTTCGTCGGTCAGCTGAGGAACGCTGACGGTGTAACTCTCTTCACGCTCGACGATTTGCGGTACGCGAACGGTATAGGTTTCGGGAACTTCATTCCAAACCGGAACCGTATGCTTCTGCTCGATCGTTTTCATGTCGGTTTGAGCGACAAGTTCGGTGTAGTTGAGCGTTTTGCTTTCGGTCTTGGATTGCATCACGGTCCGCGTGCGGTACTTGGTTTCGGTAACCGGCACCGTGCGGTAGGTCGTCTTGGTGCGGTACCGAACCTCGTCGCGATATTCCGTTGTCGGTTGCGTGCGTGTTTCGGTCACGTACGTGGGTACCATCACGACTTTGGCAATCGTCATTGGACCGCACAACGGTTGCCGGACGGGAGCCGAAGCGTAGCTGGTGACAGCGCACCCGGCACTCGGCTGCGGCGCCGAATACCCGATGCTGGGCTGGGTGGCGTAGCTGACGCTGGATCCACAACCGGGTGAAACAGCACAACCGCCGCCGGCGCAGGGATCGGTGCACCCGCCACAAGGGATGCAAGGCTGCCCCGCGGTGACTGTCGTGACGAGGCTTAAGAGCATCCACGTCGCGGCTGCGAACGAGATTCGAGAGTTCATTCTTCTTGTCTCCAAAAGACTTGCGAACGCCAGTGCGTTCAATGCGATTTAAGGGCTCTGGCGGGCACGATCATAGCTCGTGCATTGAATGTTCGTGTAATACCGGCAGTCAGTATATTTAACCCAAAAGACCGTTAAAACAGGAAAGATAGGAATAAGTGGCGAAGTTTCCCGCTTTCCCCCCTGCGACTGAAAAACGCCACTGAACGCTTGGTGACGTATTGCTTTGCGAGGCGTTCGGCACCGGCACTTCCTTTTTGGGGGCAGCGGACTGCCGGCAGCCTGCTTTGCACCAAAAGGAATCGATTTCGTGACCTAATCTTTCTGCGGAGGCGCTCGCGCCACCGGCGCGCGTCGAAAGAAAACGCAAAATCGCAGTGATTCCTGGAGCTACCCATCCCGATGTCGAACCCGAAGTACCGCATGGTCCGCACTCTCGCCCTGCTCGTGACCAGCTTTGTCTTGGGAAGTCTTTTTGCCAGCCTCGTGTTCGCGCAAGAAGCTTCCGAACCGGTCGTGGCTCGGGCACAGATGCAATTGCAAGTGGGCGACAAACTGGTCGACACCATCGAGAAGGGAGATCTCTTGACGGTGCTGGAGGACCGTGGCGAGAACTATCTGATCGTCACGTACAACGGTCACCGTGGCGTGGTCGCGAAAGTCAATGCGGTCAAGATCATCGAATCGGCCGACATTTATACCGAATTGATTCAAAAGAACCCTACCGACGGACGACTGTACACGTTGCGTGCGTCCGCTTGGTGGGCGCTCAAACAGCATCAAAAAGCGTTGGATGACTTCGATCGCGCGATCAACCTGGGCTACGACGCCCCCCACGCGTACTCGAGCCGCGGGATGTTCCACGCGGCGATGGGAGATTTTGATGAAGCGATCAAAGACTATACGACCGCGTTGGAGCGAGATACCGAGAAGGAAGACTTCTCACCGCTGCTGAACCGCGCGGCGGTCTACATGACCTTGCAAAACTTCCCCGCTGCGATC from Rosistilla carotiformis includes the following:
- a CDS encoding ferredoxin: MNSRISFAAATWMLLSLVTTVTAGQPCIPCGGCTDPCAGGGCAVSPGCGSSVSYATQPSIGYSAPQPSAGCAVTSYASAPVRQPLCGPMTIAKVVMVPTYVTETRTQPTTEYRDEVRYRTKTTYRTVPVTETKYRTRTVMQSKTESKTLNYTELVAQTDMKTIEQKHTVPVWNEVPETYTVRVPQIVEREESYTVSVPQLTDEEFTYTVNVPVPQTETKIQTVTNAVPVVKRRLINIDVPVTRTTTVTKDYGHWETQVDEVIAAPAPVAVHSAAPGCYNGSGTVSNMGGCGSYGGCGSNGYASSCGSRQCGSCSACQARSCGCQSATSAPCTSSVASTGCSGCGQQAVVGHSVAVAPTTQTVTRRVWVPNVQTEEVPVVEMQSQQHEVSYTVYEEQQQQVPYEYTYLVYQPELRTGVRKVVQYVDETRTRPRKVVEYTEETRQRTRRELSFKEETRTESYPVVSYHPVQKTKEVSYTVNVPEVVSEAYETTRYDRVAEESVEEYTVKVPFTGVREVTVQVCKMVPKVVEETIYPCGQVSQAGAASYGCQGNGVGGGCAPAGGCIGGCGTAGCSGGCGAAGCN